In the Leptotrichia sp. oral taxon 847 genome, one interval contains:
- a CDS encoding putative HNHc nuclease: MADAQILKDELVVTIAVEKIYPGLKERLEEHLKKLKIRVIPIKKLTKAQNGLIHVLLKQFADELGWTMQDMKEYQKEQFALSKDLEKFSTASCDIETASDFIAFIIEQALENEINLYILGKHDKRYKHILEIDNITQRYVIACLRKRVCCICGKEHNEYNEIQLDHYDTVANTVGTYENDDGLHGRFLPLCSYHHFEKHSKSLKEFEEEYHIEGVYLNPQLVYDLLPVYKNHFKLFRKRLKDGYYRGIIKEVE, translated from the coding sequence ATGGCAGACGCTCAAATTTTAAAAGATGAGTTAGTGGTAACAATAGCTGTTGAAAAAATTTATCCTGGTCTGAAAGAACGTCTTGAAGAGCATTTAAAAAAACTCAAAATTAGAGTTATTCCGATCAAAAAACTTACAAAAGCACAAAACGGATTAATTCATGTGCTTTTAAAACAGTTTGCAGATGAGCTTGGATGGACAATGCAGGATATGAAAGAATATCAAAAAGAACAATTTGCATTAAGTAAAGATTTAGAAAAGTTTTCGACAGCAAGTTGTGATATAGAAACGGCAAGCGATTTTATAGCGTTTATAATAGAACAGGCTCTAGAAAATGAAATAAATTTATATATACTTGGAAAACACGATAAAAGATATAAACATATACTGGAAATTGACAATATAACACAAAGATATGTGATTGCCTGCTTGAGAAAAAGAGTTTGCTGTATCTGCGGAAAAGAGCATAATGAGTACAACGAAATACAGCTGGATCATTACGATACTGTAGCAAATACTGTCGGAACTTATGAAAATGATGACGGATTACACGGTAGGTTTTTACCTTTGTGCAGCTATCATCATTTTGAAAAACATTCAAAAAGTTTAAAAGAATTTGAAGAGGAGTATCATATAGAAGGCGTTTATCTGAATCCCCAATTAGTTTATGATTTATTACCAGTTTATAAAAATCATTTTAAATTATTTAGAAAAAGGCTTAAAGATGGGTATTATAGGGGGATTATTAAGGAGGTGGAATAA
- a CDS encoding MerR family transcriptional regulator has protein sequence MKIDNETIVSLKILSKMIGLSERQIQRLVKEGVIKKNDNGKYLLVESVQGYLSYVVDKNDTNVDLKDEKIKEEIKRIKKDTELKDLKIKETKNQLHLATIVEKVMTDMLMNIKGKLLSISSKVAPAVIAADNLGEIQDVIQDEIFEVLEELSEYDPDMFKNNKIFIENEEDMEVKVESEKRIRGRPKKNS, from the coding sequence ATGAAGATAGATAATGAAACGATTGTTAGTTTAAAAATATTATCAAAAATGATAGGTTTGAGTGAAAGGCAAATACAGAGACTCGTTAAAGAAGGTGTAATAAAGAAAAACGACAACGGGAAATATTTACTAGTTGAAAGTGTGCAAGGATATTTAAGTTATGTGGTAGATAAAAATGATACAAATGTGGACTTGAAAGACGAAAAAATTAAGGAAGAGATAAAGAGAATAAAAAAAGACACAGAATTAAAAGATTTAAAAATCAAGGAAACTAAAAATCAATTACATTTAGCAACTATTGTCGAAAAAGTGATGACTGATATGCTTATGAATATTAAAGGGAAGCTGCTTTCTATATCTAGTAAGGTAGCGCCGGCTGTAATTGCAGCGGATAATCTTGGGGAAATTCAAGATGTCATCCAAGATGAAATATTCGAGGTTTTGGAGGAACTTAGTGAATACGATCCAGATATGTTTAAAAATAATAAAATTTTTATAGAAAACGAGGAAGATATGGAAGTGAAAGTTGAAAGTGAAAAAAGAATTAGAGGAAGACCTAAAAAGAACAGTTAA
- a CDS encoding phage terminase large subunit family protein translates to MKKELEEDLKRTVKLFKKIALVLKPPPKLTIDTWADMYRVLSTKSSAIPGKWKTDRVPFQREVMRAISDKNTEKVVMMYGAQLSKTEILMNTVGYFMDYEPSPIMFLMPTKDMAADFSTTRLNDMIQSTPQLRSKVIESTDARDTKRQKEFSGGYIVLTGSNSASELASRPIRVLLADEIDRFPRSAKKDGDPLNLAIERVKTWPNSKIVLTSTPTIKGGSRIELEYENSSKDEYYIPCPKCGEMQTLKWGNIVFEDVSHKCEKCMETSTEYEWKRNLIKGEWRSTNPDVDPHISRGFHVSELYSPFTKWASMIRKFRAAKGDEQLMKVFVNTALGECWEEKVERFDFEKIQARAENYGEYINEEDGTINDIEIPDKVTVLTAGVDVQDNRLEVEIVGWGPGEESWGIYYRVIMGNPALPYVWNTLDEFLMRDFEYQNGEKIRVACTCIDTGGHHTDDVYRYVKAREQLNIFGIKGSGEAGRPLISRPSKNNKGGISLFVLGVNTGKDTIMSNLKVTEPGAKYMHYPNDPKRGYDEVYFKGLTSEIKVVTFSKGQAKIEWKTIGDKRNEPLDIRNYAQAALRIANPNLNIRYSTDVLNNFRTQQRNNGRRIIRSGI, encoded by the coding sequence GTGAAAAAAGAATTAGAGGAAGACCTAAAAAGAACAGTTAAATTATTTAAAAAAATTGCTTTGGTTTTAAAGCCACCACCAAAATTAACAATTGATACTTGGGCGGATATGTATAGAGTTTTATCAACTAAAAGCTCAGCAATTCCAGGAAAATGGAAAACTGACAGAGTGCCATTTCAAAGAGAAGTAATGAGGGCAATTTCTGATAAAAATACAGAAAAAGTTGTGATGATGTATGGGGCTCAGTTATCAAAAACAGAAATTCTTATGAATACAGTTGGATATTTTATGGACTACGAACCTTCTCCAATTATGTTTTTAATGCCCACGAAAGATATGGCAGCTGATTTTTCAACAACAAGGCTTAATGACATGATTCAATCGACACCACAACTTAGGAGCAAAGTTATCGAAAGTACTGATGCCAGGGATACAAAAAGGCAAAAAGAATTTTCAGGCGGATACATTGTTTTAACCGGGAGTAATTCAGCTTCAGAATTAGCAAGTAGACCAATTAGAGTTTTATTGGCAGATGAAATTGACCGTTTCCCTCGAAGTGCTAAAAAAGATGGAGACCCATTGAATTTGGCGATTGAAAGGGTAAAAACTTGGCCAAACAGTAAAATAGTTTTAACAAGCACACCAACTATCAAAGGTGGGAGCAGGATAGAACTTGAATACGAGAATAGCTCAAAAGACGAGTATTATATTCCTTGTCCAAAATGTGGAGAGATGCAAACTTTGAAATGGGGAAATATCGTTTTTGAAGATGTGTCACATAAATGTGAGAAATGTATGGAAACTTCAACAGAGTACGAGTGGAAACGAAACCTTATTAAAGGTGAATGGAGAAGTACCAATCCTGATGTAGACCCACATATTTCAAGAGGATTTCATGTATCAGAGTTATATAGTCCGTTTACCAAATGGGCTAGCATGATTCGTAAATTTAGAGCAGCAAAAGGCGATGAACAGCTTATGAAAGTATTCGTAAATACAGCTCTTGGGGAATGTTGGGAAGAAAAAGTTGAAAGATTTGATTTTGAAAAAATACAAGCGAGAGCTGAGAATTATGGAGAATATATAAACGAAGAAGATGGTACGATAAATGATATTGAAATACCTGATAAAGTTACTGTATTAACTGCTGGAGTGGATGTTCAAGACAATAGGCTTGAAGTCGAAATTGTTGGATGGGGACCAGGAGAAGAAAGCTGGGGGATTTATTATAGAGTTATTATGGGAAATCCTGCATTGCCGTATGTATGGAATACATTGGATGAATTTCTTATGAGAGATTTTGAATATCAGAATGGAGAGAAAATAAGAGTTGCTTGTACTTGTATTGATACAGGTGGACATCATACTGACGATGTTTACAGGTATGTAAAAGCAAGAGAACAGTTGAATATTTTTGGAATAAAAGGAAGTGGAGAAGCTGGAAGACCTCTTATTTCACGACCTAGTAAAAATAATAAAGGAGGAATCTCTTTATTTGTGTTGGGAGTTAATACTGGAAAGGATACTATAATGAGCAATCTTAAAGTAACAGAACCAGGAGCTAAATATATGCACTATCCAAATGACCCTAAACGTGGATATGATGAAGTTTATTTCAAGGGACTTACTTCTGAAATAAAGGTTGTTACATTTAGCAAAGGGCAAGCTAAAATCGAGTGGAAAACAATCGGAGATAAAAGAAATGAGCCTTTGGACATTCGGAATTATGCGCAGGCGGCATTAAGAATAGCGAATCCTAACTTAAATATACGGTATTCAACGGATGTGCTTAATAATTTTAGGACACAACAAAGAAATAATGGTAGGCGAATAATTCGTAGCGGAATATAG
- a CDS encoding DUF6148 family protein: MYSVETCKEMINSYIEAEKSVLLGQSYKIGSRELTRADLTEIIKARQLWEHNLTLAQNSGRRTQSVQVIIRDL, translated from the coding sequence ATGTATAGTGTAGAAACTTGCAAAGAAATGATAAATTCATATATTGAGGCTGAAAAGTCTGTATTGTTGGGACAGAGCTATAAAATTGGAAGCAGAGAACTGACTAGGGCAGACTTAACCGAAATTATAAAAGCTAGACAATTATGGGAGCATAATTTAACGCTTGCACAAAACAGTGGACGGCGTACACAGTCTGTACAGGTTATAATAAGAGATTTGTAA